Proteins encoded within one genomic window of Macrobrachium nipponense isolate FS-2020 chromosome 9, ASM1510439v2, whole genome shotgun sequence:
- the LOC135217982 gene encoding protein O-linked-mannose beta-1,2-N-acetylglucosaminyltransferase 1-like, translating into MLVLVATIAINVSFIVDKTRQLRTPIATIESDGNGGGAGVGRRNNLRLQESPPKTLTVDVVSSQSRVSVTVDGATIVEESDERKGRGIHVLVLHQASGAVMAQRVFDTYSPHEDEAMTLFLNMVSPGRILVLAIKDEGTFQMKGGGRDALRRLGSSHSHELGWRDMWALVAVKGGRVYGEQLSRSPDFNSWGTPIMLRAEVPLVPLEESECTWPDTEDHRRRREFCSHIEGYGSVCSCTDPAPLAFTTEPLLNNQVHDVPVAIIASNRPHYLYRSLRSLLAAPGVNPEMITVFIDGYYEEPLAVTKLFGLRGIQHTPLGARNARIAQHYKASLTATFNIFPAARYAIILEEDLDVSPDFFSYFSQTLRLLEEDPTVYCISAWNDQGYEHTSTDPALLYRVETMPGLGWILKRSLYKEELESKWPTPEKMWDWDMWMRLAEVRRGRECIVPDVSRTYHFGSSGLNMNSYFQDTYFKKHSFNTLPYVELRDLDSLKKDAYEELVSDMLRRGTVLDHSRSPCDENFVPDTTGHIYLLFIQMEHHKDYTTWLQVAKCLRIWDLDGRGYHHGMWRLHMKSNPLLIVGVPFSQYSSYKPAKLKPLYMERKDKEKTTKEKNFIHR; encoded by the exons ATGCTTGTGCTTGTGGCTACAATTGCCATCAACGTTTCCTTTATCGTGGACAAGACTCGGCAGCTGAGAACTCCCATCGCGACTATTG AGAGTGACGGCAACGGCGGAGGTGCCGGGGTCGGACGAAGGAACAATCTGCGCCTACAGGAATCACCCCCTAAAACCCTCACTGTCGACGTCGTGTCTAGCCAGAGTCGAGTGTCCGTCACTGTAGATGGCGCAACG ATCGTGGAAGAGAGCGACGAACGAAAGGGCCGTGGAATTCACGTCCTCGTGCTCCACCAGGCGAGCGGGGCCGTCATGGCTCAGAGGGTCTTTGATACTTACTCTCCTCATGAGGATGAGGCAATGACACTCTTCCTGAATATGGTTTCCCCAGGGAGAATATTGGTGCTAGCCATCAAG GATGAAGGTACATTTCAAATGAAGGGCGGAGGGCGTGATGCCCTTCGACGACTGGGTAGCAGTCATTCCCATGAACTTGGATGGCGCGATATGTGGGCTTTAGTTGCTGTCAAAGGAGGCAGAGTCTATGGAGAGCAATTGTCTCGGAGCCCTGACTTCAATTCTTGGGGGACACCTATCATGTTGAGAGCAGAAGTGCCACTTGTTCCTCTTGAAG AGAGTGAGTGCACTTGGCCAGACACAGAAGATCATCGCCGCAGACGTGAATTCTGCAGCCACATCGAAGGATATGGTTCAGTGTGTTCATGCACAGATCCAGCTCCATTGGCTTTCACTACAGAGCCT CTGCTGAACAATCAAGTTCATGATGTACCAGTAGCCATCATTGCAAGCAACCGTCCACACTACCTGTACAG GTCACTACGTTCCTTGTTAGCTGCCCCAGGTGTTAATCCAGAAATGATAACAGttttcattgatggttattatgAAGAACCTCTTGCTGTTACCAAGTTGTTTGGTTTAAGGGGCATCCAACACACACCTCTAGGG GCTAGAAATGCTCGCATAGCACAACACTACAAAGCTTCCCTCACAGCTACGTTCAACATTTTTCCTGCTGCCCGTTATGCTATTATTTTAGAAGAAGACTTAGATGTTTCGCCTGATTTCTTCAG CTACTTTAGCCAAACTTTGAGGTTGTTAGAAGAGGATCCAACTGTTTATTGCATTAGTGCTTGGAATGACCAAGGCTACGAGCATACCAGCACTGACCCTGCTCTACTCTACCGAGTAGAAACTATGCCTGGGTTGGGGTGGATTCTTAAACGTTCTTTATACAAAGAGGAACTGGAATCTAAGTGGCCAACTCCAGAGAAG ATGTGGGACTGGGATATGTGGATGCGTTTAGCAGAAGTTCGCCGTGGAAGGGAATGCATTGTTCCAGATGTTTCACGGACATACCACTTCGGATCCTCCGGACTCAACATGAACTCCTATTTTCAAGATACTTATTTCAAGAAACATTCCTTTAACACTTTACCATATGTTGAGCTGCGAGATTTGGATAG CTTGAAGAAAGATGCATACGAAGAGCTAGTGAGTGATATGTTGCGTCGCGGGACGGTGTTAGATCACTCTCGCAGTCCATGTGATGAAAACTTTGTACCCGACACAACAGGACATATTTACCTTCTCTTCATTCAGATGGAGCATCACAAAGATTACACAACATGGCTACAGGTTGCAAAG TGTTTACGAATTTGGGACCTTGATGGTCGAGGTTACCACCATGGTATGTGGAGACTCCATATGAAATCTAATCCTCTCCTTATAGTTGGTGTTCCATTTTCACAATATTC AAGCTACAAGCCAGCAAAGTTGAAACCATTGTATATGGAGAGAAAAGACAAGGAGAAAACTACAAAGGAGAAGAATTTCATTCATAGATAA